A genomic window from Triticum urartu cultivar G1812 chromosome 7, Tu2.1, whole genome shotgun sequence includes:
- the LOC125525909 gene encoding F-box protein At5g49610-like, protein MEEAEKGEIFKMNTKPSSMKEAEKGEVFERNTKLRLDNDPKATEEAASLFTDDIILEILSRLPARSVHRFKCISDPANRKKLPQTLVGFLYFTTDDSGHHHHFASVSGGAPLFDPCLPYLQPDKYKDMTQVDTCNGLLLYRGSNNKLVACNWAKDDFRFVVCNPVTGRWVELPPSPQSPENRSSCIAGLAFDPAVSSHFYVLQFEQTIQGSYITAVNIYSSRTRAWTRRDSGMVEKVAPFYLTRCVFVGGMMYLMGIHKGIDEEHVLVGVDMEVKVWKIIRVLHSSRVGTLGTSQGCLHFAIASQDQLNKELVSEIELWCLKDRDSTELVLKHTASIDKLMSTTELGYRVAEIHPNCDTIFLGSYGGETLVAYDMRHQKVGCILNLETNITQWHRFLPYVPLCSESLADADGQ, encoded by the exons ATGGAGGAGGCGGAGAAGGGGGAGATCTTCAAGATGAACACCAAGCCGAGCTCCATGAAGGAAGCGGAGAAGGGTGAGGTCTTCGAGAGGAACACCAAGTTGAGGTTGGATAACGATCCGAAGGCGACGGAAGAGGCGGCCAGCCTATTCACGGATGACATCATCCTAGAGATCCTCTCCCGCCTCCCGGCCAGATCTGTCCACCGCTTCAAGTGCATCTCCGACCCCGCCAACCGCAAGAAGCTCCCCCAAACCCTCGTTGGCTTCCTCTACTTCACCACCGACGACAGCGGGCATCACCACCACTTCGCCAGCGTCTCCGGCGGGGCACCCCTGTTCGACCCTTGCCTCCCTTACCTGCAACCTGACAAGTACAAGGACATGACCCAGGTGGACACCTGCAATGGCCTCCTTCTCTATCGCGGTAGCAACAACAAGTTGGTCGCTTGCAATTGGGCAAAGGACGATTTCCGTTTTGTCGTCTGCAATCCGGTCACCGGGAGGTGGGTGGAGCTGCCCCCTTCACCACAGTCACCGGAAAACAGATCTAGCTGTATTGCAGGTCTAGCTTTTGATCCCGCGGTCTCATCCCATTTCTACGTTCTTCAGTTCGAGCAGACCATTCAGGGATCTTACATCACAGCAGTGAACATCTACTCGTCGCGGACAAGAGCCTGGACTCGCAGGGATAGTGGGATGGTTGAGAAAGTGGCCCCGTTCTATCTTACTAGATGTGTATTTGTCGGCGGCATGATGTACCTGATGGGCATTCATAAAGGCATTGACGAAGAGCATGTGCTGGTGGGTGTGGACATGGAGGTGAAAGTGTGGAAGATTATCCGTGTGCTGCACAGTTCAAGAGTTGGCACGCTTGGAACATCGCAGGGGTGCTTACACTTTGCTATAGCTT CTCAAGATCAACTGAATAAAGAACTAGTTTCTGAGATAGAGCTCTGGTGCCTCAAAGATCGCGACAGTACAGAATTGGTCCTGAAGCACACTGCCAGCATTGATAAGCTAATGAGCACAACCGAGCTGGGGTACAGGGTGGCTGAGATTCATCCAAATTGCGATACCATTTTTCTGGGTTCATATGGAGGTGAAACCTTGGTAGCGTATGATATGCGACATCAGAAAGTTGGTTGTATCCTTAATCTTGAGACAAACATTACACAATGGCACCGGTTTCTACCCTATGTTCCTCTTTGCTCAGAGTCATTAGCAGATGCAGATGGGCAGTAG